The following coding sequences are from one Novosphingobium sp. Gsoil 351 window:
- a CDS encoding murein L,D-transpeptidase catalytic domain-containing protein: protein MPRLHFANLEAGTVRSFLVTHGKGSDPDHDGFLHWFSNEPGSLATSRGAYISYEWYVGKYGVSIRLGGLDPDNSNALNRAIVMHSAPYAAPEMLEKFGKLGRSDGCLAMAPGDDFNAALTQLSGGRVIFADKLGIY, encoded by the coding sequence ATGCCGCGGCTGCACTTCGCCAACCTCGAAGCCGGGACCGTGCGCTCGTTCCTGGTGACGCATGGCAAGGGCTCTGACCCCGACCACGACGGTTTCCTGCACTGGTTCTCGAACGAGCCGGGCAGCCTCGCGACCAGCCGCGGGGCCTACATCAGTTACGAATGGTACGTCGGAAAATACGGCGTCTCGATCCGCCTCGGCGGCCTCGATCCGGACAACTCGAACGCGCTCAACCGCGCCATAGTGATGCATTCAGCGCCGTACGCCGCGCCGGAGATGCTCGAGAAATTCGGCAAGCTGGGGCGCAGCGACGGCTGCCTGGCGATGGCCCCGGGCGACGACTTCAATGCCGCTCTCACCCAGCTTTCCGGCGGCCGAGTGATCTTCGCCGACAAACTGGGGATCTACTAA
- a CDS encoding sulfite exporter TauE/SafE family protein, translating into MLGLTPAALALAIAAAFTAAFVRGLAGFGMAILLVPLLGLMVLPVEAVVVSNLLGLLIGLSGLRTTWDAADRPSALAIGVLAMAATPFGLALLHAIDPAWARVLIALIAVLAFVLVLLPPRPDGHRPHRAEVAATGVAAGLLTGFAGMPGPPVVPFYLRQAIPAARARASMLLVFLATSLASSVAGLAMGMAGSRHALLAAALFGPIWLGNRLGGMAFGRVSDRAWRWLVAALLAASGAVALVRLIP; encoded by the coding sequence ATGCTTGGTCTGACCCCTGCCGCACTCGCTCTCGCCATCGCCGCCGCCTTCACCGCCGCCTTCGTGCGCGGCCTCGCCGGATTCGGAATGGCGATCCTGCTGGTGCCGTTGCTTGGACTGATGGTGCTGCCGGTCGAGGCGGTGGTCGTTTCCAACCTCCTTGGCTTGCTGATCGGTTTGAGCGGACTGCGCACGACTTGGGACGCCGCCGACCGTCCGAGCGCGCTGGCGATCGGCGTGCTGGCGATGGCGGCGACCCCGTTCGGTCTCGCCCTGCTCCATGCGATCGATCCAGCTTGGGCGCGGGTGCTGATCGCGCTGATTGCGGTGCTGGCGTTCGTCCTGGTGCTGCTCCCGCCGCGCCCCGATGGCCACCGCCCACACCGCGCCGAAGTGGCCGCGACCGGCGTCGCCGCGGGCCTCTTGACCGGGTTCGCCGGTATGCCCGGCCCGCCGGTGGTTCCGTTCTATCTGCGCCAGGCGATTCCGGCGGCGCGGGCGCGCGCATCGATGCTGCTGGTGTTCCTCGCGACTTCGCTGGCGAGCAGTGTCGCGGGATTGGCGATGGGGATGGCCGGATCGCGCCATGCGCTGTTGGCCGCGGCGCTGTTCGGGCCGATCTGGCTCGGCAACCGGCTGGGCGGCATGGCGTTCGGGCGGGTATCGGATCGTGCCTGGCGCTGGCTGGTGGCGGCCTTGCTGGCGGCCTCGGGCGCGGTCGCGCTCGTGCGGTTGATCCCTTAG